A window from Micromonospora terminaliae encodes these proteins:
- a CDS encoding DUF397 domain-containing protein yields the protein MDLTGARWRKSTRSNGSGGACVEVAGNVPGVVAVRDSKDPAGPVLTFGPAAWRAFLTRVAGRP from the coding sequence ATGGATCTGACCGGCGCCCGGTGGCGCAAGAGCACCCGCAGCAACGGCAGTGGCGGCGCCTGCGTGGAGGTGGCCGGGAACGTGCCCGGCGTGGTCGCCGTGCGCGACTCCAAGGACCCTGCCGGTCCCGTGCTGACCTTCGGCCCGGCCGCGTGGCGCGCGTTCCTCACGCGGGTCGCCGGGCGGCCGTAG